In the genome of Streptococcus oralis, one region contains:
- a CDS encoding universal stress protein, with protein sequence MAQRYQNVMVAIDGSKEADLAFVKGVYTALRNDSKLTIAHVIDTRALQSVSTFDAEVYEELQVDAESLMKEYEKRAKDAGVTDIHTVIEMGNPKTLLARTIPDAENVDLILVGATGLNAFERLLVGSSSEYILRHAKVDLLVVREQEKTL encoded by the coding sequence ATGGCACAACGTTACCAAAATGTTATGGTTGCAATTGATGGTTCTAAAGAGGCAGACTTGGCTTTTGTTAAAGGTGTTTACACTGCTCTACGCAATGATTCCAAGCTCACCATTGCCCATGTTATTGACACACGCGCTCTTCAAAGCGTATCTACCTTTGATGCTGAAGTCTACGAAGAACTTCAAGTAGATGCTGAAAGTTTGATGAAAGAGTACGAAAAACGTGCAAAAGATGCGGGTGTGACCGATATTCATACCGTCATCGAAATGGGAAATCCAAAAACTCTCCTTGCCCGTACCATTCCAGACGCAGAAAATGTTGACTTGATTCTCGTCGGTGCAACAGGTCTTAATGCCTTTGAACGCCTCTTGGTTGGCTCTTCATCTGAATACATCCTCCGCCACGCAAAAGTTGATTTGCTCGTCGTGAGAGAACAAGAAAAAACATTATAG
- a CDS encoding Cof-type HAD-IIB family hydrolase, whose product MEVKAVFFDIDGTLVNDRKSVLKSTKDAIRIVKEQGVLVGVATGRGPFFVKELMEDLDLDFAITYNGQYIFNKEKVLFASPIAKSSLRQLIAYAKKERKEIALGTEHAVVGSKIMSFGLGSFSQLVSRFIPTGLTRTVSRSFNRMVSKAVPQKEDDLLNLINQPIYQVLMLMTPEESEKAASDFEDLKLTRSNPFAADIINQGNSKLEGIRRVGKEYGFDLNQVMAFGDSDNDLEMLAGVGMSVAMGNGSSSVKEVAKHITASNQQDGIHKALEHFGVLASEKVFVSRDYHFNKVKTFHHMMDERTQEEPQAWDVEGATHRADFKIEELVEFVRAASSSEEEFQQSLASMHAALDKAAEKVRQKTPAQKDLIGQVDALIDTLYFTYGSFALMGVDPERIFDIVHEANMGKVFPDGKAHFDPVTHKILKPDDWDEKYAPEPAIRKELQRQLKAYERHKERNK is encoded by the coding sequence ATGGAAGTCAAAGCTGTTTTTTTTGATATCGATGGAACGCTAGTCAACGATCGTAAGAGTGTTTTGAAATCCACTAAGGACGCGATTAGGATTGTGAAAGAGCAAGGGGTGCTTGTTGGAGTAGCGACAGGACGAGGGCCGTTTTTTGTCAAGGAATTGATGGAAGATTTAGATCTGGATTTTGCAATAACTTATAACGGACAATATATCTTTAATAAAGAAAAAGTCTTATTTGCAAGTCCGATTGCTAAGTCAAGCCTGCGTCAACTGATTGCTTATGCTAAAAAGGAGCGAAAAGAAATTGCTCTTGGAACTGAGCATGCCGTTGTTGGTTCGAAAATTATGTCATTTGGTCTTGGATCCTTTTCGCAGCTGGTTAGCCGTTTCATTCCAACTGGCTTAACAAGAACCGTTAGTCGCTCTTTTAATCGGATGGTTAGCAAGGCAGTTCCTCAAAAGGAAGATGACCTACTTAACTTGATTAATCAACCCATTTATCAAGTTTTGATGCTGATGACGCCAGAAGAATCTGAGAAAGCTGCAAGTGATTTTGAAGATTTGAAATTGACTCGAAGCAATCCCTTCGCTGCGGATATCATCAACCAAGGAAATTCCAAACTAGAAGGCATTCGCCGAGTCGGGAAAGAGTATGGTTTTGATCTCAACCAAGTCATGGCTTTCGGAGATTCAGATAATGACCTGGAAATGTTGGCAGGTGTTGGTATGTCTGTAGCCATGGGAAATGGCAGTAGCAGCGTCAAAGAGGTTGCTAAGCACATTACTGCAAGTAACCAACAAGATGGCATCCACAAGGCGCTCGAACATTTTGGAGTCTTGGCTTCAGAAAAAGTGTTTGTCAGTCGAGATTACCACTTTAATAAGGTCAAGACCTTCCACCACATGATGGATGAACGGACGCAGGAAGAGCCACAGGCATGGGATGTTGAAGGTGCAACCCACCGCGCAGACTTTAAAATTGAAGAATTAGTAGAGTTTGTCCGAGCGGCAAGTTCTTCGGAGGAAGAATTCCAGCAGTCGCTTGCAAGCATGCATGCGGCACTTGACAAGGCGGCCGAAAAGGTGAGGCAAAAAACGCCTGCCCAAAAAGATCTAATCGGGCAGGTTGATGCCTTAATCGATACACTGTATTTTACTTACGGCAGTTTTGCCTTGATGGGAGTGGATCCAGAACGCATCTTTGATATTGTGCATGAGGCAAACATGGGGAAGGTTTTTCCTGATGGAAAAGCCCATTTTGATCCAGTTACACATAAAATCTTAAAACCGGATGACTGGGACGAAAAATATGCTCCAGAACCTGCTATCAGAAAGGAACTGCAGCGTCAGCTCAAGGCTTATGAGCGACATAAAGAGAGAAATAAGTAA
- a CDS encoding asparaginase: protein MPKKILVLHTGGTISMQADASGAVVTSQDNPMNHVSNPLEGIEVHALDLFNLPSPHIKPKHMLALYHKIKEEADHYDGVVITHGTDTLEETAYFLDTMKIPPMPIVLTGAMRSSNELGSDGVYNYLSALRVASDDKAADKGVLVVMNDEIHAAKYVTKTHTTNVGTFQTPTHGPLGLIMKQEILYFKTAEPRVRFDLEHIQGLVPIISAYAGMTDELIDMLDLDHLDGLVVQAFGAGNVPKETAQKLESLLQKGIPVALVSRCFNGIAEPVYAYQGGGVQLQRAGVFFVKELNAQKARLKLLIAINAGLKGQALKDYMEG, encoded by the coding sequence ATGCCTAAGAAAATCCTTGTTTTACATACAGGTGGGACTATTTCCATGCAAGCAGACGCCTCTGGCGCAGTTGTGACCAGCCAGGACAATCCCATGAACCATGTATCCAATCCACTTGAAGGGATTGAGGTTCATGCCCTAGACCTTTTTAACCTGCCAAGTCCCCATATCAAACCCAAGCATATGCTTGCGCTCTATCATAAAATTAAAGAGGAAGCAGACCACTACGATGGAGTTGTCATCACACATGGGACAGATACGCTAGAGGAAACTGCCTACTTCCTTGATACCATGAAAATTCCGCCCATGCCCATCGTTCTAACAGGAGCTATGCGTAGTTCAAACGAACTCGGTAGCGATGGAGTTTATAACTATCTGAGTGCTTTACGAGTTGCCAGCGATGACAAAGCAGCCGACAAGGGTGTGCTGGTCGTCATGAATGATGAGATCCACGCGGCCAAGTATGTTACCAAAACCCATACGACCAACGTCGGTACCTTTCAAACTCCTACTCACGGGCCTCTCGGTCTCATCATGAAGCAAGAAATCCTCTACTTCAAAACAGCTGAACCGCGAGTCCGCTTTGATCTCGAACATATTCAAGGTCTAGTTCCCATCATCTCAGCCTATGCAGGTATGACAGATGAGCTGATTGATATGCTTGACCTAGATCACCTAGATGGATTAGTCGTTCAAGCTTTTGGAGCAGGTAATGTACCCAAAGAAACAGCTCAAAAATTAGAAAGTCTCCTCCAAAAAGGCATTCCAGTCGCCTTGGTTTCACGTTGTTTTAACGGAATTGCAGAACCTGTTTATGCCTACCAAGGCGGAGGAGTGCAGTTGCAACGAGCTGGTGTTTTCTTTGTCAAAGAACTCAATGCTCAAAAAGCGCGCCTCAAATTATTGATTGCTATCAACGCGGGACTAAAAGGGCAGGCCTTAAAAGACTATATGGAAGGCTAA